The Burkholderia pyrrocinia genome includes a window with the following:
- a CDS encoding BMP family ABC transporter substrate-binding protein produces the protein MTQPPLITTIKRALTAGVLAAGATTACAADAPGVAFVYLGNPGDAGWTYAHDQGVREVEARFGGRVKVTRVENIPESADSERVFRDLANKGNKIILGTSFGYQDFELKVAKDFPDTVFLHATGYKKAPNFGTYDVRMYQGAYLAGVAAGYVTKTNTLGFVASVPIPEVIRNINAYTLGARSVNPKVRTKVVWINSWFDPGKEKQAAETLIGNGADVLLQNTDSSATLATAAEKHVHAFGWDSDMKKYGPTAHLGSVVGHWGVYYTAAVQQVLDGKWKNDPVWWGIPQKAVALENLNTAAIPAAGLKDVDEKRAQLAGGNRDVFAGPIKDQSGAVKVPAGKTLGDADLQRINWYVDGVDGVLPK, from the coding sequence ATGACACAACCTCCGTTGATCACGACGATCAAACGCGCCCTCACGGCAGGCGTGCTCGCCGCGGGCGCGACAACCGCCTGCGCGGCCGACGCGCCAGGCGTCGCGTTCGTCTATCTCGGCAATCCCGGCGACGCGGGCTGGACCTACGCGCACGACCAGGGTGTCAGGGAAGTCGAGGCCAGATTCGGCGGCAGGGTCAAGGTCACACGCGTCGAGAACATTCCCGAGTCCGCGGACTCGGAACGCGTGTTCCGCGATCTCGCGAACAAGGGCAACAAGATCATCCTCGGCACCAGCTTCGGTTATCAGGATTTCGAACTGAAGGTCGCGAAGGACTTCCCCGATACGGTATTCCTGCACGCGACAGGCTACAAGAAGGCGCCCAACTTCGGCACCTACGACGTCCGGATGTACCAGGGTGCGTATCTCGCGGGCGTCGCGGCCGGCTACGTGACGAAGACCAACACGCTCGGCTTCGTCGCGTCCGTGCCGATTCCCGAGGTCATCCGCAACATCAACGCATACACGCTCGGCGCGCGCTCGGTGAACCCGAAGGTTCGCACCAAGGTCGTGTGGATCAACAGCTGGTTCGATCCGGGCAAGGAGAAGCAGGCGGCCGAGACGCTGATCGGCAATGGCGCCGACGTGCTGCTGCAGAATACCGACTCGAGCGCGACGCTCGCGACCGCGGCGGAAAAGCACGTGCACGCGTTCGGCTGGGATTCGGACATGAAGAAGTACGGGCCCACCGCTCATCTCGGCTCGGTCGTCGGCCACTGGGGCGTCTACTATACGGCGGCCGTCCAGCAGGTACTCGACGGCAAGTGGAAGAACGACCCCGTGTGGTGGGGGATTCCGCAGAAGGCGGTGGCACTCGAGAATCTGAACACGGCCGCGATTCCGGCGGCTGGCCTGAAGGATGTCGACGAGAAACGTGCGCAGCTCGCCGGCGGCAACCGGGACGTGTTTGCCGGGCCGATCAAGGATCAGTCGGGCGCGGTGAAGGTGCCGGCGGGCAAGACGCTCGGCGATGCCGACCTGCAGCGGATCAACTGGTATGTCGACGGCGTCGACGGCGTGCTTCCGAAATAA